CTGCTCTCGTACTGCATCCAGAACAAGCACTGGAGCGTCTTCGAGATGGTTGACATGACGGTGGAAATCACCACCTCCCGCGCCATCTCCCCGCAGATTCTGCGCCATCGCAGCTTCTGTTTCCAGGAATTTTCACAGCGCTACGCCAAGGCGCAGACAACTGAAAAGTACAAGCCAAGGCGTCAGGATGTAAAAAACAGGCAGAACTCACTGGATGATCTCGACGAAGCGACCGTAAAGTGGTTTGACGAGGCGCAGGAGAAAATCGCGCAGCTCGCCTTCGAGAGCTATGAAGAGGCGCTGGAGAAAGGTATCGCCAAGGAGTGCGCCCGCGTCCTGCTCCCGCTCGCCACCCAGACCCGGCTCTACATGAAAGGCTCGATCAGAAGCTGGATCCACTACCTCGAAGTCCGCACCGACCCCGCTACCCAGAAAGAGCACCGCGACATTGCCAAAG
The nucleotide sequence above comes from Chlorobaculum tepidum TLS. Encoded proteins:
- the thyX gene encoding FAD-dependent thymidylate synthase; the encoded protein is MQVRLISVTNPLIEIDNRQLTPEGLMAYCARVSSPHQETPDYEKLLSYCIQNKHWSVFEMVDMTVEITTSRAISPQILRHRSFCFQEFSQRYAKAQTTEKYKPRRQDVKNRQNSLDDLDEATVKWFDEAQEKIAQLAFESYEEALEKGIAKECARVLLPLATQTRLYMKGSIRSWIHYLEVRTDPATQKEHRDIAKAVQAIFVEQFPVTSKALGWKYGC